One region of Cheilinus undulatus linkage group 4, ASM1832078v1, whole genome shotgun sequence genomic DNA includes:
- the LOC121508561 gene encoding fibroblast growth factor-binding protein 1-like yields MLLKTFFPLLLLAFLGQQVSLSSGARNKTRGAGKTVTSAPGRAQRSRNKSPATGRGKFVISEDKMQCTWVAKDVRDTVKLSFKCENPEARIKGGVTDIQCDYNGKPQRCPGYQSDPKGFWKQVTRAFKRLRGKVCKDSRALVKAGMCKRATRDAHFKLDINTSVVSAQSGGEEPVPTLPPPPPPRSTGLSPARPTACMGREEQRKKAKENCGRWFSLCTFFMSMLQSEDC; encoded by the coding sequence ATGCTGCTGAAGACTTTCTTCCCCTTACTGCTGTTGGCCTTCCTCGGGCAGCAGGTCTCGCTGTCCTCCGGTGCACGCAACAAGACCCGGGGAGCGGGCAAAACTGTGACCTCAGCCCCCGGGAGAGCGCAGAGGAGCAGGAACAAGTCCCCAGCGACCGGCCGGGGAAAGTTCGTCATCTCTGAAGACAAGATGCAGTGCACGTGGGTGGCTAAAGACGTCAGGGACACGGTCAAGCTGTCGTTCAAATGTGAAAACCCGGAGGCGCGAATCAAAGGCGGAGTGACCGACATCCAGTGTGATTACAACGGCAAACCTCAGCGCTGCCCGGGCTACCAATCCGACCCCAAAGGCTTCTGGAAACAGGTGACACGTGCGTTCAAAAGGCTGCGGGGCAAAGTGTGCAAAGATTCGCGCGCGCTGGTGAAGGCCGGCATGTGTAAGCGCGCAACCCGAGATGCTCACTTCAAGCTGGATATCAACACCTCTGTGGTCTCCGCTCAGTCAGGGGGAGAGGAACCCGTACCAACCCtgccaccacctcctcctccccgcTCCACCGGCCTCTCTCCAGCCAGACCCACAGCCTGCATGGGGCGCGAGGAGCAGCGAAAAAAGGCGAAGGAAAATTGCGGCAGGTGGTTCAGTTTGTGCACcttctttatgtccatgctGCAAAGCGAAGACTGCTGA
- the fgfbp2b gene encoding fibroblast growth factor-binding protein 2b — MRARMRMLLCLAAYLCLSNAQTNNASNDNRQQQQQQQQQQQQQRSIWDEPIRFSTKTKDSCTMVVSGAGDYTRLRVSCKGQSQGQTAGRSYYCDFQGKPNLCRAYNLNPRHYFTQMMWDMRKLSHACQGPKIYRPQMCKKYPDEAQMTFLAAWPKTTTPKPSRPVQEPRKPVVPAQTKPVTTPKPVKPQQQPVKPQPGKGPQTKKTTPKPGKTTTRPTDQAESKASRMASEYCWKSFHGVCTYFISWFQN; from the coding sequence ATGAGAGCCAGGATGAGGATGCTGCTGTGTTTGGCAGCATATCTGTGTTTGTCAAATGCTCAGACCAACAACGCCAGCAACGAcaacaggcagcagcagcagcagcaacaacagcagcagcagcagcaacgcAGCATCTGGGACGAGCCCATCAGATTCAGCACCAAGACCAAAGACTCCTGCACCATGGTGGTTTCTGGGGCCGGGGACTATACTCGCCTTCGTGTCTCCTGCAAAGGTCAGAGTCAAGGCCAGACCGCCGGGCGCTCCTACTACTGCGACTTCCAGGGCAAACCCAATCTGTGCCGCGCCTACAACCTCAACCCTCGCCACTACTTCACCCAGATGATGTGGGACATGAGGAAGCTGAGCCATGCCTGCCAGGGACCCAAAATCTACCGCCCTCAGATGTGCAAGAAATACCCCGACGAGGCCCAGATGACCTTCCTGGCCGCCTGGCCCAAGACTACCACCCCTAAGCCCTCCAGACCTGTGCAGGAGCCCCGTAAACCAGTGGTGCCAGCCCAGACGAAGCCCGTCACTACTCCTAAACCTGTCAAGCCTCAGCAACAGCCAGTCAAGCCCCAGCCAGGCAAGGGCCCCCAGACGAAGAAGACTACCCCCAAGCCTGGGAAGACCACTACTCGTCCCACAGACCAGGCTGAGTCCAAAGCATCCCGCATGGCCTCCGAGTACTGCTGGAAGAGCTTCCATGGCGTCTGCACCTACTTCATCAGCTGGTTCCAAAACTGA